DNA from Candidatus Syntrophosphaera sp.:
TTGCCCCTCGTATCCAGCATGGTCAGCTTGGAATCGCAAGCTGCCAGCAGGACCAGTGCAACAGACATCAACAGAGCAATTTTGACAATGTTTTTCATTGTTCCTCCTTATTTGCTTTGGGTCTCTTTTTCTACTTAGGTCTATCTCTTTGGGTCTGTGTCAATAAATTAGGAATTGTGTGACCTATGTCAAGATAATTCTTTGCCAGTTTTTAGCTTTATCTGGACAGGGTTTCCGCTGCATGGGTCCCACAGACCCTTTATTGATGGGGCTTCACAGACCCCCTAAATTGTGGAAATATTTCCACAAAACTGCTGGCATGGTGGAGGTGGTGTGGTCTGTAAGTTAGTTTGGGAGGGGTTTTTCGGATACTCTAGACTATTTTCAAAAAGGGGTTTACTCTCTTATTTTTTTGCGCCGAGGTCGGGAAAATAATCAAGACCAGTTTCCCTTTGGCTTTCCCGCCAGGCGGCATAGATTTAAATTAGAAGAATATATTTCCAACGGAGCACAGATGTCGCATCACACCGCCAGATCCGCCTACCAGCAGCTTCAGGAACGCCTGAACCGCTTTCCCCAGGGCGCTCCGCCTTCCGAAACCCTGTATCGGATCCTCGCGATCCTCTTTAGCAAAAGGGAAGCCGAACTGGTGGCACAACTGCCCATCAAACCATTTACCGCCAGGGATGCAGCCCGGATCTGGAAACTCGGGCTGGCTGCGATCCTGGGCGTTATCCTGAAACTGCCTCCGCTCAAACAGGCCCTGGCCAGCCAGCAGATGAGATCGGTCTATCTGGAGAAACTGGCCGCGAAGGTCAAAGCATAGGAAAATAGACTCTTCTAAAGCTGGTCGTCCGATGCAGATAGTCGAAGTTCCCATCACCCGGATCGCTGTACTGGCCGAGATTTCCATCGCTTTTGAAGCTCGCTCGACCCTGGAAATCAGCCCTTCTCCTGAAGCCAGGGGTGAATTCCTGATCCGGAAAAAACCGCTCTGGACTGGGCCCGGAAACGCGGCTGCAGGGAACTTAAGGTCGAAACCCAAAACAACAACAGCGCCGCCGTCCGCTTCTATCTGAAGCAAGGCTGCGAACTGCGCCAGGCGATCGCCGACGCCTATCAGGAATTTCCCGGCGAGCAGAAGCTGCTGTTTTACAGGCCCCTGGCTTAGAGCAGGATTGTTTACCTATCAATGTCGATGAGGCGGTATTCCGTGCTCCCCAAACCCAGTTCCGCGGCATAGGATATCTGGCGCTTTCCCGAGACTGAGATCTCCTTCAGGAAAGCGTCGTCGCAGTTGTGGGCCTTGTCAACCAGGTCGTGGCTGGCTTTTTCGATGGCGACGAGGTCGGTGGAGGCCAGGATCCCGATATCCGGCAAAAAGGGCCGTGGCGCGTTGGAAAAGCAGTCGCAGACGGAGCTGATGTTGGCCAGAACGTTGATGTAGACCATCGGCTTTTTCTCCGTGAGCACCTTGGTGTATTCCACCAAGCGTTCCAGAAAACCGTCCTGGCCGCGCGGCGGGGTCTGGAAAACCCCCACTGGGCAGGTGGCGATGCATTTTCCGCATGCCGTGCAGTCCAGGTGGTCGATATTTACCGGGTCCAGCGTGATGGCGCTTTCCGGGCAGGCCCGCACGCAGAGGCCGCAATCGATGCACTTGCTTTGATCGTAGACTGGATAGTTTCCGCGGTGCAGAAAGCGCTTTCCCTCCTTGCTGGCCAGGCCCATGGAGATATTTTTGATGGCGCCGCCAAAGCCCGCCTGGCCGTGGCCCTTGAAATGGGAGAAGATGAGGTAGCCGTCGTAGTCCTCAAAGTGGCTGCCTGTATAGACCTTGCTGAAATGGGGCAGTTCGCAATCGTAGGCCAAATTACCGCTTGCATCCAGGATGTCGATGGGCGCGAAAGTGAAGCCGTGCCTGCGCGCCAGGGCGATGTGGGAATCCGTTTTGCCGCGCGTTCCGCCGTAGAGCACATTGGTTTCCACCAGGGTTGCATTCAGGTCTCCGCACAAGCCTTCGATCAGGCTCGCCGGCAGGAAATTGCGGTTTCCCTCCTCGCCAAAATGCACCTTGATGGCGATCTTGCCGCTGGGTTTGTTTTCCAAATATGAATAGATCTCACGCACCGCCTCGGGGGTGATCCTCTTGGTGAAAAAGACCGCTGAGCCGCTGTCTGTGGCTTCGGGTTGTTCCTTATCGGGCTTGGGGGTTTCGGCCCGGCAGCCAGAGATCAGGAGCATGGCGGCCAGGACCAGGGTGATGTATTTGGGCATGGATCAGTTCTCCTTGTCATGAAACGCAGCTTCAGAGAGGAAAATCGGCTTGTCAAGAAAATTTTTGTTGCCGGAGCGGAAATGTTCTGCCGGGCAAAGTTATTCCGTGTTGGCATCAATGCCTGGAACAAAGCCGCTCCGAGGGCAGCAACCCTGCGCGAATGTTTCAGGATGAAAGCTTTTTGTGGATCGCGTTGGCGGCGATCCTGCCGGCCCCCATGGCGGAAATTACGGTCGCGGAGCCGGTGACGATATCGCCTCCGGCAAAGACGTTGGGAATGGAGGTTTCCATGGTTTCCTCGTTAACCTCGATATAGCCC
Protein-coding regions in this window:
- a CDS encoding GNAT family N-acetyltransferase; protein product: MPDPEKTALDWARKRGCRELKVETQNNNSAAVRFYLKQGCELRQAIADAYQEFPGEQKLLFYRPLA
- a CDS encoding DUF362 domain-containing protein, whose protein sequence is MPKYITLVLAAMLLISGCRAETPKPDKEQPEATDSGSAVFFTKRITPEAVREIYSYLENKPSGKIAIKVHFGEEGNRNFLPASLIEGLCGDLNATLVETNVLYGGTRGKTDSHIALARRHGFTFAPIDILDASGNLAYDCELPHFSKVYTGSHFEDYDGYLIFSHFKGHGQAGFGGAIKNISMGLASKEGKRFLHRGNYPVYDQSKCIDCGLCVRACPESAITLDPVNIDHLDCTACGKCIATCPVGVFQTPPRGQDGFLERLVEYTKVLTEKKPMVYINVLANISSVCDCFSNAPRPFLPDIGILASTDLVAIEKASHDLVDKAHNCDDAFLKEISVSGKRQISYAAELGLGSTEYRLIDIDR